One genomic region from Anabaena sp. PCC 7108 encodes:
- the purT gene encoding formate-dependent phosphoribosylglycinamide formyltransferase: MKHSLRLPQKLMLLGSGELGKEFVIAAQRLGNYVIAVDRYANAPAMQVADCAEVISMLNADDLEAVVSKHQPDFIIPEIEAIRTEKLQEFEQREITVIPTAAATNYTMNRDRIRELAHNELGIRTAKYGYAVTLEELITISEKIGFPNVVKPVMSSSGKGQSVVKDQTEVEKAWNYAISNSRGDSQKVIVEEFINFEIEITLLTIKQWDAPTIFCSPIGHRQERGDYQESWQPANISEDKILASQEIAKKVTDALGGAGIFGVEFFITQDEVIFSELSPRPHDTGMVTLISQNLNEFELHLRAILGLPIPNIEQLGFSASAVILASENSDSIEFTGVADALAEKDVDIKLFGKPSAHPYRRMGVALAKGVDEKEAREKATKAASKVKIIRNS, from the coding sequence ATGAAACACTCACTCAGACTTCCTCAAAAATTGATGCTGCTAGGTTCAGGAGAACTAGGCAAAGAATTTGTAATTGCTGCTCAACGCTTGGGTAATTATGTAATTGCAGTTGACCGTTATGCAAATGCTCCCGCTATGCAAGTTGCAGACTGTGCTGAAGTTATTTCTATGCTCAATGCGGATGATTTAGAAGCTGTTGTCAGTAAACATCAACCTGATTTTATTATTCCCGAAATCGAAGCTATTAGAACTGAAAAACTACAGGAATTTGAGCAAAGAGAAATTACAGTTATTCCTACAGCAGCGGCAACTAATTACACAATGAATCGTGATAGAATTAGGGAATTGGCACATAACGAACTAGGAATTAGAACAGCTAAATATGGTTATGCGGTAACTTTAGAAGAATTAATTACTATTTCTGAAAAAATTGGCTTTCCCAATGTTGTCAAACCTGTGATGTCATCATCGGGAAAAGGTCAATCTGTGGTTAAGGATCAAACAGAAGTTGAGAAAGCTTGGAATTATGCTATTTCTAATTCCCGTGGTGACAGTCAAAAAGTAATTGTCGAAGAATTTATCAACTTTGAAATTGAGATTACTTTACTAACAATTAAACAATGGGACGCACCGACAATTTTCTGTTCTCCTATTGGACACCGTCAAGAAAGAGGCGATTATCAAGAATCTTGGCAACCAGCAAATATTTCTGAAGATAAAATATTAGCATCTCAAGAAATCGCTAAAAAAGTTACTGATGCTTTAGGAGGTGCGGGAATTTTTGGAGTTGAATTTTTTATCACTCAAGATGAAGTGATTTTTTCTGAACTTTCCCCCAGACCCCATGATACAGGTATGGTGACATTAATTTCCCAAAATTTGAATGAATTTGAATTACATCTACGGGCAATTTTAGGTTTACCAATTCCCAATATTGAGCAGTTAGGATTTTCTGCAAGTGCAGTAATTTTAGCTTCCGAAAACTCTGATTCTATTGAGTTTACTGGTGTGGCTGATGCTTTAGCAGAAAAAGATGTAGATATTAAGTTATTTGGTAAACCCTCTGCTCATCCTTATCGACGTATGGGAGTGGCTTTAGCAAAAGGTGTTGATGAAAAAGAAGCGAGGGAAAAGGCAACAAAGGCAGCTAGTAAAGTTAAAATAATTCGTAATTCGTAA
- the crtH gene encoding carotenoid isomerase, with protein sequence MNYELFDVIVIGAGIGGLVTATQLAAKGAKVLVLESYLIPGGSAGYFQRQEYTFDVGASMIFGLGDKGTTNLLTRALEAVNVSLESIADPVQIHYHLPNGLDIKVDKNYEKFLQNLIAYFPHEEKGIRGFYGECQKVFNYLNSFELLSLEEPGYLLRVFFQQPLACLGLAKYLPLNVGDIAKRYIKDPLLLKFIDIECYCWSVVPAAMTPMINAGMVFSDRHYGGVKYPQGGVGKIAQKLVAGLEKYGGKIQYQARVTKILTEQGKAVGVKLANGKIYHAKKIVSNTTRWDTFEKLLPADKMPNNEKNWQQRYQKSPSFLSLHIGVKASVLPVQTECHHILLEDWEKMELAGGTIFVSIPTLLDPDLAPKGYHIIHAFTPHWIADWQGLSPSEYEEKKEQAAGVIIERLEQIFPGLDAGLDYLEIGTPLTHRRFLGRTDGTYGPIPKRKLWGLLVMPFNRTAIPGLYCVGDSTFPGQGLNAVAFSGFACAHRIAVDLGL encoded by the coding sequence ATGAATTACGAATTATTTGATGTTATTGTCATTGGTGCTGGTATTGGGGGTTTAGTAACAGCAACCCAGTTAGCAGCCAAAGGAGCAAAAGTCTTAGTTCTAGAAAGTTATCTGATACCTGGCGGTAGCGCTGGCTATTTTCAACGTCAAGAATACACATTTGATGTGGGCGCATCCATGATTTTTGGTTTGGGAGATAAAGGCACAACAAACCTACTTACCCGCGCCTTAGAAGCTGTAAATGTCAGCCTAGAATCAATAGCAGATCCTGTGCAGATTCATTATCATCTACCTAACGGGTTAGATATTAAAGTTGATAAAAATTATGAAAAATTTTTGCAAAATCTGATTGCTTATTTCCCTCATGAAGAAAAAGGAATTCGTGGTTTCTATGGTGAATGTCAAAAAGTCTTTAATTACCTAAATAGCTTTGAATTACTTTCCCTAGAAGAACCAGGATATCTACTGCGGGTATTTTTCCAACAACCTTTAGCTTGTCTAGGCTTGGCTAAGTATTTACCCCTAAATGTCGGAGATATTGCCAAACGCTACATTAAAGATCCGCTGTTATTGAAGTTTATTGATATCGAGTGTTATTGCTGGTCAGTAGTTCCAGCCGCAATGACACCCATGATTAATGCAGGAATGGTTTTTTCAGATAGACACTATGGAGGAGTGAAGTATCCTCAAGGTGGAGTAGGAAAAATTGCCCAAAAATTAGTTGCAGGTTTAGAAAAATATGGAGGTAAAATTCAATACCAAGCCAGAGTGACAAAAATCCTGACTGAACAGGGAAAAGCTGTAGGTGTAAAACTGGCTAATGGTAAAATTTATCATGCTAAAAAGATAGTATCTAATACTACGCGCTGGGACACCTTTGAAAAACTACTACCAGCAGATAAAATGCCAAATAATGAGAAAAATTGGCAACAAAGATACCAAAAATCCCCCAGTTTTTTAAGTTTGCATATAGGGGTAAAAGCGTCAGTTTTACCTGTCCAAACAGAGTGTCATCATATTTTGCTAGAAGATTGGGAGAAAATGGAGTTAGCGGGGGGGACTATTTTCGTTTCTATTCCCACCTTACTTGATCCAGATTTAGCGCCAAAGGGATACCACATTATCCATGCTTTTACACCACACTGGATTGCTGATTGGCAGGGACTTTCACCAAGTGAGTATGAAGAAAAGAAAGAACAAGCCGCAGGAGTAATTATTGAACGACTAGAACAGATTTTTCCCGGATTAGATGCTGGATTAGATTATTTAGAAATAGGAACACCGCTGACTCATCGTCGCTTTTTAGGCCGCACAGATGGTACTTATGGACCCATACCCAAACGTAAATTGTGGGGTTTATTGGTAATGCCTTTTAATCGTACCGCTATTCCTGGGCTGTATTGTGTGGGGGATAGCACCTTTCCTGGACAGGGTTTAAATGCGGTGGCTTTTTCTGGGTTTGCTTGCGCTCATCGCATTGCTGTTGATTTGGGTCTGTAA
- the upp gene encoding uracil phosphoribosyltransferase — protein MTQQLLVYVPPHPLIKHWLAVARDAATPSVLFRSAITELGRWLTYEAARDWLPTLETTVESPLAPCSATLIDPLVPVAVVPILRAGLGLLEGAQTLLPLASIYHLGLVRNEETLEVSCYLNKLPEKFAPETRVLITDPMLATGASIMTAMAELTQRGVDPALTRIVCVVAAPPALKKLSSAYPGLTVYSATIDEIVNDKGYIVPGLGDAGDRIFGTIS, from the coding sequence ATGACGCAACAATTGCTTGTTTATGTCCCACCCCATCCTTTAATCAAGCACTGGCTGGCAGTTGCCCGTGATGCGGCTACGCCTTCAGTATTATTTCGTTCTGCAATTACTGAGTTAGGAAGATGGCTAACTTATGAAGCGGCACGAGATTGGTTACCTACCCTAGAAACAACTGTGGAGAGTCCGTTGGCTCCCTGTTCAGCAACTTTGATTGATCCTTTAGTACCTGTTGCAGTTGTGCCGATTCTCCGGGCTGGGTTAGGCTTACTGGAAGGAGCGCAAACTTTGCTACCTTTAGCATCAATTTACCATTTGGGTTTAGTGCGAAACGAGGAAACACTAGAAGTTTCTTGTTATCTGAATAAATTGCCAGAAAAATTTGCCCCTGAAACCAGGGTGTTAATTACCGATCCGATGTTGGCAACAGGAGCGTCTATAATGACGGCAATGGCAGAATTGACACAGAGGGGTGTTGATCCCGCATTGACACGAATAGTTTGTGTGGTAGCTGCGCCACCAGCCTTGAAAAAATTGAGTAGTGCTTATCCTGGCTTAACGGTTTACAGCGCTACTATTGATGAAATAGTAAATGACAAAGGATACATAGTACCAGGATTGGGAGATGCAGGCGATCGCATTTTTGGAACTATTAGCTAG
- a CDS encoding YggT family protein, translated as MYLLFNTLATFVTFYSSLLIIRVLLTWFPQINWYNQPFAALSQITDPYLNLFRSIIPPLGGMDFSPMVAILLLQVLGSGLQSIV; from the coding sequence ATGTATTTACTATTTAACACACTGGCAACCTTCGTTACCTTTTATAGCTCTTTGCTAATTATTCGAGTTTTGTTAACCTGGTTCCCGCAAATCAATTGGTATAACCAACCATTTGCGGCTTTGAGCCAAATTACTGATCCTTATCTAAATCTGTTCCGCTCAATTATTCCCCCTTTGGGTGGGATGGATTTTTCTCCAATGGTAGCGATTCTCCTACTCCAAGTTTTAGGTAGTGGATTGCAATCAATCGTGTAA
- a CDS encoding type II toxin-antitoxin system VapC family toxin has product MSYSYLLDTNTLSDFIKHPTGKIFSKIQEVGEEKICTSIIVACELRFGAEKKNSLRLKQRISLAFEIIPILSLTPNVDYSYAEIRTYLEQQGTPIGSNDLLIAAHAIILNLTVITNNVREFSRISNWTKIFTVIASEAKQSQPLRLRHSTAFHSQ; this is encoded by the coding sequence ATGTCTTACTCTTATTTACTCGATACTAATACATTATCGGACTTTATTAAACATCCAACAGGTAAAATATTTTCTAAAATTCAAGAAGTTGGAGAAGAAAAAATTTGTACTAGTATCATTGTTGCTTGTGAATTACGATTTGGGGCAGAAAAAAAGAACTCACTGAGATTAAAACAGCGTATTTCTCTAGCTTTCGAGATAATTCCTATATTATCATTAACACCCAACGTAGATTACAGTTACGCAGAAATTCGTACTTATTTAGAACAACAAGGAACACCCATAGGTAGTAACGACTTATTAATTGCTGCCCATGCAATAATTTTAAATCTAACCGTAATTACAAACAATGTCCGTGAATTTTCCCGTATAAGTAATTGGACAAAAATATTTACAGTCATTGCGAGCGAAGCGAAGCAATCCCAGCCCTTGCGATTGCGTCATTCCACTGCGTTCCATTCGCAATGA
- a CDS encoding type II toxin-antitoxin system Phd/YefM family antitoxin — protein sequence MTQITLSELPQTLQTLINQAKKTGEPLTITENGIPLAIISPIKKKSLLEVFATLDDIDEDFPDVDAGLLPLDDIEL from the coding sequence ATGACACAAATTACCCTTTCCGAACTCCCCCAAACCCTGCAAACTTTAATTAACCAAGCTAAAAAAACAGGTGAACCCCTGACTATCACAGAAAATGGTATTCCCTTGGCTATCATTTCTCCTATTAAGAAAAAATCCCTTCTTGAAGTCTTTGCTACCCTTGATGATATTGATGAAGACTTTCCCGATGTTGATGCAGGATTATTACCCTTAGATGATATAGAACTTTAA
- a CDS encoding restriction endonuclease subunit S, whose protein sequence is MKLETFFEHFDLLAEAPNGVQKLRELILDLAVRGKLVPQDANDEPAAVLLERIKKEKERLVKEGKIKKDNILSPIKDNELLYDLQKNWQWVRLGEICLLFGGYAFKSNSYVKLSNNQVIRLGNVKNNQIILEQSPVYVSDEIAVENDKFLIRKGDILITMTGTKNKRDYCFTSVVNDKHIANKNLYLNQRVGSLRINEDTTIQLVNIFLKSSIILDLLFSAETGTANQGNIGADAIRNLLFPLPPLAEQKRIVTKVDELMKLCDELEARQKKKRETRILINNAALNKLLTADTPETFTKNWQCICDNFDILYSAPENIGKLRQAILQLAVMGKLVPQDANDEPAAVLLERIKKEKEQLVKEGKISKSKLVSPLETDELLFELPSGWEWVRIDDFYEVVGGIQKTPKRTPISNYFPYLRVANVYRGRLDLSEIMYFELFENDLQKWNLFPGDLLIVEGNGSENEIGRCAIWNGEIKNCVHQNHLIRCRPLGHTGSLFTLLFLNSPVGITEIKKLAITTSGLYSLSVGKIRGIVVPLPPLEEQKRIVTKVDKLMKLCDELESKLTQTQTESEKIINAAVKQLLTV, encoded by the coding sequence ATGAAGTTAGAAACGTTTTTTGAGCATTTTGATTTGTTGGCTGAAGCGCCTAATGGTGTGCAGAAGTTACGGGAATTGATTTTAGATTTGGCTGTAAGGGGTAAGTTAGTTCCGCAAGATGCAAATGATGAACCTGCGGCGGTTTTGTTGGAGAGAATTAAGAAAGAAAAGGAACGGTTAGTTAAGGAAGGGAAGATTAAAAAAGACAATATTTTATCACCAATTAAAGATAATGAATTGCTGTATGATTTACAAAAAAATTGGCAATGGGTAAGATTAGGTGAAATATGTTTACTATTTGGGGGATATGCCTTTAAGAGTAATTCTTATGTAAAATTATCAAATAATCAAGTTATTAGGCTTGGTAATGTTAAAAACAATCAAATAATTTTGGAACAAAGTCCAGTATATGTATCTGATGAAATAGCTGTTGAAAATGATAAATTTTTAATTCGTAAAGGAGATATATTGATAACGATGACAGGAACTAAAAATAAAAGAGACTACTGTTTTACTTCAGTTGTAAATGATAAACATATTGCTAATAAAAATTTATATTTAAATCAAAGAGTTGGTAGTTTAAGGATAAATGAAGATACTACAATTCAATTAGTTAATATTTTTCTAAAATCTTCAATAATTTTAGATTTACTATTTAGTGCAGAAACTGGAACTGCTAATCAAGGTAATATTGGGGCAGATGCTATTAGAAATTTACTTTTCCCACTCCCACCACTTGCAGAACAAAAACGCATAGTTACCAAAGTAGATGAATTAATGAAACTGTGCGACGAATTAGAAGCACGTCAAAAAAAGAAACGGGAAACCCGCATATTAATAAATAATGCAGCATTAAACAAACTCCTCACTGCTGACACACCAGAGACATTCACCAAAAATTGGCAGTGCATTTGCGATAATTTTGACATTCTCTACAGTGCGCCAGAAAATATTGGTAAATTGCGTCAAGCTATTCTCCAACTCGCTGTTATGGGTAAGCTAGTTCCGCAAGATGCAAATGATGAACCTGCGGCGGTTTTGTTGGAGAGAATTAAGAAGGAAAAGGAACAGTTAGTTAAGGAAGGGAAGATTAGTAAATCAAAGTTAGTATCTCCACTAGAAACAGATGAATTACTGTTTGAATTACCATCTGGGTGGGAGTGGGTACGTATTGATGATTTTTATGAAGTTGTAGGTGGAATTCAGAAGACTCCCAAAAGAACACCAATTTCTAACTATTTTCCTTATTTACGAGTAGCTAACGTTTATAGAGGAAGGTTAGATTTATCAGAAATTATGTACTTTGAACTTTTTGAAAATGACCTACAAAAATGGAATTTATTCCCTGGAGATTTACTTATTGTTGAGGGTAATGGCAGTGAAAACGAAATAGGTAGATGTGCTATTTGGAATGGAGAGATAAAAAATTGTGTTCATCAAAATCATTTAATTCGTTGCAGACCACTTGGACATACTGGAAGTCTTTTTACACTTCTGTTTTTAAATTCTCCTGTTGGAATAACAGAAATAAAAAAACTAGCAATTACTACTAGCGGACTTTATAGTTTAAGTGTAGGTAAAATTAGAGGTATAGTTGTACCATTACCTCCACTTGAAGAACAAAAACGCATAGTTACCAAAGTAGATAAATTAATGAAACTATGTGATGAACTAGAAAGCAAACTAACACAAACTCAAACAGAGAGCGAAAAAATCATCAACGCTGCTGTCAAACAATTATTAACGGTGTAA
- a CDS encoding class I SAM-dependent DNA methyltransferase has protein sequence MSISTTIKTIQDIMRKDAGVDGDAQRISQLVWMIFLKIFDDREAEYELLDDNYHSPIPEALRWRNWATDSEGMTGEGLLDFVDNVLFKTLKDANTYQDNNRRGFVIRAVFEDAYNYMKNGTLIRQVINKLNEIDFNSSQDRHLFGDIYEQILRDLQSAGNAGEYYTPRAVTQFMVDMIDPKLGERILDPACGTGGFLTCALEHIKNKYVKTSEDSEKLHKLIRGVEKKPLPHLLCMTNMLLHGVEVPAITHDNTLSRPLRDYKPSDRVNVIITNPPFGGMEEDGIESGFPATFRTRETADLFLLLISHLLQNGGRGGIVLPDGTLFGEGVKTRIKEKLLEECNLHTIVRLPNGVFSPYTGIKTNLLFFTKGEPTQEIWYYEHPYPPGYKSYSKTKPIRIEEFAPEKAWWDDRIESEFAWKVPIQVIKDNGYNLDIKNPHTVDFEHRDVEEMLEEYASLLDDLGETRNSLKRELMTALGGEFV, from the coding sequence ATGTCAATCAGTACCACAATTAAAACTATCCAAGATATCATGCGTAAAGACGCGGGTGTAGATGGTGATGCCCAGCGTATTAGTCAATTAGTATGGATGATATTCCTGAAGATTTTTGACGACAGAGAAGCTGAATATGAATTGTTAGATGATAATTACCATTCTCCCATACCAGAGGCTTTAAGGTGGCGGAATTGGGCTACAGACTCGGAAGGAATGACGGGAGAGGGTTTACTTGATTTTGTGGATAATGTTTTATTCAAAACTCTAAAAGACGCGAATACCTATCAAGATAATAACCGCCGGGGGTTTGTGATTAGGGCGGTGTTTGAAGATGCCTATAATTATATGAAAAATGGCACTCTTATCCGTCAAGTAATTAATAAATTAAACGAAATTGATTTTAATAGTTCCCAAGATAGGCATTTATTTGGGGATATTTATGAACAAATTCTCCGTGATTTACAAAGTGCGGGTAATGCTGGAGAATATTACACTCCCCGCGCTGTAACTCAATTTATGGTGGATATGATAGACCCCAAATTGGGGGAAAGAATTTTAGACCCTGCTTGCGGTACGGGCGGATTTTTAACTTGTGCTTTGGAACATATTAAAAATAAATATGTAAAAACTTCAGAAGATAGCGAAAAACTACATAAGTTAATTAGAGGTGTGGAGAAAAAACCCCTACCTCATTTATTGTGTATGACGAATATGTTATTGCATGGTGTGGAAGTTCCGGCGATAACTCATGATAATACTTTATCTCGACCTTTGCGGGATTATAAACCCAGTGATAGGGTGAATGTGATTATTACAAATCCGCCTTTTGGTGGCATGGAAGAAGATGGAATTGAGTCTGGTTTTCCGGCTACTTTCCGCACTAGAGAAACGGCTGATTTATTTTTATTATTGATTAGTCATTTATTACAAAATGGGGGACGGGGTGGTATTGTTTTACCAGATGGGACTTTATTTGGTGAAGGTGTGAAAACCCGCATTAAAGAAAAGTTGTTAGAGGAGTGTAATTTACATACTATTGTCCGTTTACCGAATGGGGTTTTTAGTCCTTATACTGGCATTAAAACTAATTTATTATTCTTTACTAAGGGTGAACCTACTCAAGAGATTTGGTATTATGAACACCCTTATCCACCGGGGTATAAGTCCTACTCGAAAACTAAGCCGATTAGGATAGAAGAATTTGCACCGGAAAAGGCTTGGTGGGACGATAGAATAGAATCTGAATTTGCTTGGAAAGTTCCTATTCAGGTAATTAAGGATAATGGCTATAATTTAGATATTAAAAATCCGCACACGGTTGATTTTGAACATCGAGATGTGGAGGAAATGTTGGAAGAATATGCAAGTCTTTTAGATGATTTAGGTGAAACTCGCAATAGTTTAAAACGGGAATTGATGACAGCTTTAGGTGGTGAATTTGTATGA
- the hsdR gene encoding EcoAI/FtnUII family type I restriction enzme subunit R yields MDSDKKSLSERDICTKYITPAIVQTAGWDLHTQIREEFTFTSGRVYVRGKLVTRGESKRADYILFYKPNIKIAVIEAKDNNHSVGSGMQQALNYAEMLDIPFVYSSNGDAFLEHDKTVTSGIRERQIPLDKFPTPAELWQRYCKWRNIDDQLQPIVTQSYYDDGSGKSPRYYQEIAINKTVEAIAKGENRILLVMATGTGKTFTAFQIIWRLWKSKHKTRILFLADRNILIDQTKTNDFKPFGSAMTKITKRQVDTAYEIYLALYQGVSGTEESKNIYKQFSRGFFDLIVIDECHRGSAADDSAWREILEYFTAATQIGLTATPKETKEVSNIDYFGEPIYIYSLKQGIEDGFLAPYKVVRIDIDKDLEGWQPAPGELDKYHQLIEDKLYTQKDINRTLVLENRDILVAKKITEFLKATNRFDKTIVFCEDIDHAQRMRCALINENSDLVSQNRKYIMRITGDDEQGKAELDNFILPESPYPVIVTTSKLMTTGIDAQTCKLIVLDKNIGSMTEFKQIIGRGTRINEEFDKTYFTIIDFKKATKKFDDPDFDGEPVQIYEPKTGESPVPPDDYDGSPDSGDNIDDLPEKSGQKRVKFVPVDVDVNIVSERTLYRSKDGKLITESIKDYTRKTVQQEFTTLDKFLRRWNAAAQKQAIIQELNEQGILLEALAEEVGKDFDPFDLICHVAFDKPALSRKERAKKVRQRDYFNKYSEKARAVIDALLDKYADEGIENIENINDLKVQPFDKIGTPIEIVNKIFGNKQKYLEALQELKNQLYMAS; encoded by the coding sequence ATGGACTCTGACAAAAAATCTCTCAGTGAACGTGACATTTGTACCAAATACATCACCCCTGCCATAGTGCAAACAGCAGGATGGGATTTACACACCCAAATCCGTGAAGAATTCACCTTTACTTCTGGGAGAGTCTATGTCCGGGGTAAATTGGTCACCAGAGGAGAAAGTAAACGCGCGGATTACATTTTGTTCTACAAACCGAATATCAAAATTGCTGTCATTGAAGCCAAAGATAATAACCACAGTGTGGGAAGTGGAATGCAGCAAGCACTTAATTATGCAGAAATGTTAGATATACCATTTGTTTATAGTTCCAACGGTGACGCATTTTTGGAACATGATAAAACTGTGACATCAGGGATAAGAGAAAGACAAATTCCTTTAGATAAATTTCCCACACCGGCGGAATTATGGCAACGTTATTGTAAATGGCGAAATATTGATGATCAATTACAGCCTATTGTGACTCAAAGTTATTATGATGATGGTAGTGGTAAGTCACCCCGTTATTATCAAGAAATTGCTATTAATAAAACTGTAGAAGCCATAGCCAAAGGTGAAAACCGGATATTATTAGTTATGGCTACAGGCACGGGTAAAACCTTCACAGCTTTTCAAATTATTTGGCGGTTATGGAAATCTAAACATAAAACCAGAATATTATTTTTAGCTGATAGAAATATTCTCATAGACCAAACTAAAACTAACGATTTTAAACCCTTTGGTTCTGCCATGACGAAAATCACTAAACGTCAGGTAGATACAGCCTATGAAATTTATTTGGCCCTTTATCAAGGTGTATCAGGAACAGAAGAATCTAAAAATATCTATAAACAATTCTCCAGAGGATTTTTTGATTTAATTGTTATTGATGAATGTCACCGGGGGAGTGCGGCTGATGATTCCGCATGGCGAGAAATTTTAGAATACTTTACTGCTGCTACTCAAATCGGTTTAACAGCTACACCCAAGGAAACTAAAGAAGTTTCTAATATAGATTATTTTGGCGAACCCATTTATATTTATTCTCTCAAACAAGGGATAGAAGATGGATTTCTAGCCCCTTATAAAGTTGTGAGAATTGACATTGATAAAGATTTAGAAGGTTGGCAACCAGCACCAGGAGAATTAGATAAATATCATCAATTAATTGAAGATAAACTTTACACCCAAAAAGATATTAATCGCACATTGGTATTAGAAAATCGGGATATTTTAGTAGCTAAAAAGATTACCGAATTTCTCAAAGCTACCAACAGATTTGATAAAACCATAGTTTTCTGTGAAGATATAGACCACGCCCAAAGAATGCGCTGTGCTTTAATTAATGAAAATAGTGATTTAGTTTCCCAAAATCGTAAATATATTATGCGAATTACGGGAGATGATGAACAAGGTAAGGCAGAATTAGATAATTTTATTTTACCAGAAAGTCCCTATCCAGTGATTGTGACAACTTCTAAATTAATGACTACAGGAATAGATGCCCAAACCTGTAAATTAATTGTTTTAGATAAAAATATTGGTTCAATGACAGAGTTTAAACAAATCATTGGCAGAGGCACAAGAATTAATGAAGAATTTGATAAAACATATTTCACAATTATAGATTTCAAAAAAGCGACTAAAAAGTTTGATGACCCAGATTTTGATGGTGAACCTGTACAAATATATGAACCAAAGACAGGGGAATCTCCTGTACCTCCTGATGATTATGATGGTAGTCCAGATAGTGGAGATAATATTGATGATTTACCTGAAAAATCAGGACAGAAGCGAGTTAAATTTGTACCTGTAGATGTGGATGTTAATATAGTTTCTGAAAGGACACTTTATCGTAGTAAAGATGGTAAATTAATCACGGAATCTATTAAAGACTATACCCGCAAAACTGTCCAACAAGAATTTACCACCTTAGATAAATTTCTGCGTCGTTGGAATGCAGCAGCACAGAAACAAGCTATTATTCAAGAATTGAATGAACAAGGAATTTTATTAGAAGCATTAGCAGAGGAAGTAGGGAAAGATTTTGATCCTTTTGATTTAATTTGTCATGTTGCTTTTGACAAACCTGCGTTAAGTCGTAAAGAACGGGCTAAAAAGGTACGTCAGCGTGATTACTTTAATAAATACAGTGAAAAAGCCCGTGCGGTTATAGATGCACTTTTAGATAAATATGCAGATGAAGGGATTGAAAATATTGAAAATATAAATGATTTAAAAGTGCAACCGTTTGATAAAATAGGTACACCTATAGAAATTGTCAATAAAATATTTGGTAATAAACAAAAGTATTTAGAAGCATTACAGGAGTTAAAAAATCAACTTTATATGGCATCATGA
- the fetB gene encoding iron export ABC transporter permease subunit FetB codes for MPDLIKLDIVDLALAVALIAIAIGLSAWEKLGLELNLALATGRTILQLIVLGYVLDFIFAVNNVWAVLGILTIMLTITAIVARNRISQKIPLVLPLVWAAIFASTALALLYTNFLIIQPDRWYEPRYIIPLAGILLGNGMNAAAVAGERLVSAINQFPTEIETHLSLGATPQQAVSQYRKDAIRAALLPTLNQMMLIGMVTIPTFTSGQLLAGVTALDAVSYEIVIMFMVVVANLLTTVLVTKGLCRQFFNNAMQLVR; via the coding sequence ATGCCGGATTTAATCAAACTGGATATTGTGGATTTAGCTTTAGCTGTCGCATTAATAGCGATCGCTATTGGTTTATCTGCCTGGGAAAAGTTAGGACTAGAGTTAAACTTAGCTTTAGCCACCGGTAGAACCATCCTCCAACTCATCGTCTTAGGATACGTTTTAGACTTCATCTTTGCTGTTAACAATGTTTGGGCTGTTTTGGGGATTTTAACAATCATGCTGACAATTACGGCGATTGTCGCACGAAATCGCATCAGCCAAAAAATTCCTCTGGTACTCCCTTTAGTCTGGGCAGCAATTTTCGCCAGTACAGCCTTAGCATTGCTTTACACCAACTTTTTGATTATCCAACCAGACAGATGGTACGAGCCACGTTATATCATTCCCTTAGCAGGTATTTTGCTAGGTAATGGCATGAATGCCGCAGCAGTAGCTGGAGAAAGGCTTGTAAGTGCTATTAACCAATTTCCCACAGAAATAGAAACTCATTTAAGTTTAGGTGCTACTCCCCAGCAAGCAGTAAGTCAATACCGCAAAGATGCAATTAGAGCCGCATTGCTTCCTACCTTGAATCAAATGATGCTAATAGGTATGGTAACAATACCAACTTTTACCAGTGGACAATTATTAGCTGGAGTCACAGCTTTGGATGCTGTATCTTATGAAATTGTGATTATGTTTATGGTTGTTGTCGCGAATTTGCTGACAACGGTATTAGTGACTAAAGGATTGTGTCGTCAGTTTTTTAATAATGCTATGCAATTGGTGAGGTAA